Genomic segment of Microbacterium sp. BH-3-3-3:
ACTCGCCCAACTCGGCGCAATCGACGGCGTGGAACATCAAGCGCTTCAGCAACGACGTGCTGCGTCAGCGGTTCGTGTCGATGCTCGTCCCGCAGGCGGCGGTACTCGGGGTGACCCTGCCCGACCCCGACCTGCGCTTCAACGACGAGACGGGCCAGTACGACATGGGTGAGATCGACTGGAGTGAGTTCCACGAGGTGCTCGCCGGGCGAGGCCCCCTCAACACCACGCGGCGCCAGCACCGTCGCGACGCGCACGAAGAGGGTGCGTGGGTGCGCGAAGCCGCCGCGGCGTACGCGGCGAAGAAGAGTGCGAAGGCGGCCGCCTGATGGCGACTCCCGGGGGGAGCCCCGCCGAGACCTGGCCCCTGTGGGAGGTCTTCGTGCGCGCCAACCGCGGCCTCAGCCACGTGCACGTGGGCTCGCTGCACGCGCCCGACGCCGAACTCGCCGTCCGCAACGCCCGTGACCTCTACACGCGTCGCGGTGAGGGCGTGTCGGTCTGGGTCGTGCCCTCGGATGCCGTGACCACGAGCGATCCGGGAGCCAAGGGCGCGTTCTTCGAGTCGCCGGCGGGCAAGAACTACCGGCACGCGGTGTACTACACCGCGTCCGAGGGGGTGCCGCACCTGTGAGCACGACGACGGATGGGTCGCGGGCATCGGCGGATGAGTTCATCGACGTCACCGACGCGGGACACGGCGACGGCCCGCACGGCGTTGACCCGCACGGCGTTGACCCCCACGGCGTTGACCCGCACGGCGACGACCCGCACGGCGACGACCCGCACGGCGATGTCTCGCTCGACGCCCGCGAGCTCGCCGCCGAACTGGCCGGCGGAGACGACCGCGCCACCGACCCCGACGTCGCCGCCTACGCGCTCGGTCTCGCCGACGACGCCCTGATCCTCGCGCAGAACCTCTGCGGCTGGATCGCGCGCGCCCCCGAGATCGAAGAAGATGTCGCGCTCGGCAACATCGCCCTCGACCTGCTCGGTCACGCGCGCTCCCTGCTGCGCTACGCCGGCAGTTACGACGGCCGCAGCGAAGACGATCTCGCCTACGGGCGCGACGAGGCCGAGTTCCGCTCGATGTGGCTGTTCGAGCTGCCGAACGGCGACTTCGCGCACACGATCGCCCGGCAGCTGCTCGCGTCGACGTACCTTCTCGAGCTGTACCGCGACCTCACGGCATCCACCGATCCGGTGCTCGCCGCCGTCGCCGCCAAGGCCGAGAAAGAAGTGGACTACCACCGCGATCACGCCGTGCAGTGGACGCTGCGGCTCGCCGGCGGCACCGAGGAGTCGCGGCGGCGGTTCCTGGTCGCCTTCGACGACACCTGGCCGTACCTCGACGAGCTGTTCCGGGACGAGCCGCTGCACGACCGGCTCGCCGGTGTCGCCGTGCGTCCTTCGAGTCTGCGGGGTCGTGTCGACGCGGTGCTCGCCACCGTGCTCGACGACGAAGACGTGCCCGTCCCCGCGGTTCCGGGTTCGTCGGCGGGTGGGCGCCGTGGCATCCATCACCCCGCCTTCGGACCGCTGATCGCGGAGATGCAGGTGCTCGCCCGTCGGCACCCGGGAGCGACGTGGTGAGCGTCGAGTACGCCCGCGCCGTGGCCGCCGCCGTCGTCGACCCCGAGGTGCCCGTGCTCACCATCGACGACCTCGGCGTGCTCCGCGACGTGCGGGTCGACGGCGACACGGTCACCGTGACGATCACCCCCACCTACTCGGGATGCCCCGCGGTCGACGCGATCCGCGACGACATCGTGCTCGCGCTCACCTCGGCCGGTTTCGACCGCACGATCGTGAAGACGACGCTGAGCCCCGCGTGGACGACCGACTGGATGAGCGACGAGGGCCGCCGCAAGCTCACCGCCTACGGCATCGCCCCGCCGTCAGGGAGGGCGCCCGCGGGGCCCATCCGTCTGCGTCTGAGCGTGGCGTGCCCGCAGTGCGGCTCGCTCGACACGCGCGAACTCTCGCGATTCGGCTCCACCTCGTGCAAAGCGCTCTGGGAGTGCCGCGCCTGCCTCGAACCCTTCGACCACTTCAAGGCGCTCTGATGACGATGACGGATGCCACGACCCCGGCCGCGACGCGCGGGCCGGCAACGGGTCCCCGTGCGCGCGCCCGGTTCCACACGCTGCGTGTCGCCGACGTGCGGCCCCTCACCCCCACCGCGATCGAGGTGACCTTCGCCGTCCCCGACGATCTCGTCGATGCCTTCGACTACGCGCCCGGACAGTACGTGGCGCTGCGCGCCACGGTCGAGGGAGAGGAACTCCGCCGCTCGTACTCGCTGTGCCGTCCGCCGACCCGGGGCGCGGTCAGCGTCGGCATCAAGCGCGATCCCGACGGCCGCTTCTCGAGCTGGGCGCACGAGGGGCTGCGCCCGGGAGATGAGGTCGAGGTGATGAGCCCGCAGGGCACGTTCGTCTCGAAGGCATCCGTCGCCACCGGCCACGTCGTCGCGATCGCCGCCGGCTCCGGCATCACGCCGATCATGGCGCTCGCCGCCGATGTGCTCGAGCGCTCCGCCGACGCCCGCATGACGATCGTCTACGCCAACCGCTCCTCGACCGACGTCATGTTCGTCGACGAGCTCGCCGACCTGAAAGACCGCTACCCGGCCCGCCTCACGCTGCACCACGTGCTCTCGCGCGAGCAGCGTGCCGCTCCGGTCTTCTCGGGGCGCATCGACGAAGAGCGCCTGCGCCTCATCCTGTCGCGGCTCATCGACCCCGCCGCCGTCGACGAGTGGTTCCTCTGCGGACCGTTCGCGCTCGTGGAACTCTGCCGCGAGACCCTCGCCGAGGTGGGAGTGCCGCGCGAGCGCGTGCGCTTCGAGCTGTTCACCGCGGGCGACGGCGACGCCCCGGCGCAGACCGGGGGAGCGCGCCCCGTGCGCGTCCGTGCCGACGAGCCGGTGCGCTCGATCGATTTCACGCTCGACGGGCAGTCCGCCCACGTCGACAGTCCGGTCTCGGCGAACGAGACGATCCTCGCGGCAGCCCTGCGCGTGCGCCCCGACGTGCCCTTCGCCTGCGCGGGGGGCGTCTGCGGCACGTGCCGTGCGCGGGTGGTCGAGGGAGCCGTGTCGATGACCGAGAACTACGCGCTCGAACCCGACGAGATCGAGCGCGGGTACGTGCTGACGTGCCAGTCGCACCCGACGTCCGACACCGTGCGCGTCGACTACGACGGATGAGAGGGATGCCGTGATCGACGACGTCTTCGCCGATGGTGTGACCACCATCACCGTGAACGCTCCGTCGCGACGCAACGCGCTCGGCATCGACGACCTGCGCGCGCTCGCCGCGGCCTACGACCGCGCCGAGGCCGACGGTGCGCGCGCCGTGCTGCTGCGCGGGGAGGGCCCCGCGTTCTGCGCCGGCCGCGACATCGCCGGCGTCGACCCGGCGACCGACGACGTGTCGGGGTACCTCGACGACACGCTGGCGCCGCTGCTGCAGCGCATGGCGTCTTTCCCGGCGCCCACGTTCGCCGCCGCCCACGGGGCGTGCCTGGGCGTGGGCCTGGGCCTGCTCATCGCGACCGACGTCGTGTTCGTCGCCGACGACGCCAAGATCGGCTCTCCTTTCGCCGCCCTGGGCGCGACCCTCGACTCCGGGGGCCACGCGCTCTTCGTCGAGCGTCTCGGCACCCACGCCACGCTCGACCTCATCTACACGGGCCGCCTGCTGACGGGCGAGGAGGCCGTGCGCGCAGGACTCTTCTCGCGGGTGGTCCCGGCATCCGAGATCCAGGATGCCGTCGCCCTCGCCGCCCGTCGCGCGGCGAGGGGGCCGACGGCGGCGTTCCTCGCCAGCAAGCGGATCGTGACCGCGATCCGCGATGAGCGACGGGGGCTGTGGGAGGCCATGACGCTCGAGAACAGTGCGCAGGCCTCCCTCGCTCGAACGGACGATTATCGCGAGGGTTTCGCGGCGTTCCGCGAGAAGCGTGCGCCGGAATTCGTCGGCCACTGATCCGACGGCGACCGACGAGGTCACCGTACGAGGGGCTGTCGCTGGGCGACGCATCGTGAGGGGGAGCGGTGACCGCGGTGCGTTTCTCGGCCGGACGCGATGCGCAGCGCGTCGCTGCACGCCGGGATTGATTGAATCGGCTCATGTCGACCGATGAAGACGACGAACTCGCCCGCCTGCGCCGCCGCGCGTACTCGCCGACGGCGGACATCGCCTCCGACCCGGTGGCGCTCGCGCGGCTCGCGGAGCTCGAGCGGCGCGCCGCCGAACCCACCGTCCCTTCCTCTGCCGAGACCGATGTGGGCGGGGGCGCCTCGACCGACGACGTCGCCGACGCGGCGCCGTCCGACGCCGACTCGTCGGGCGCCCGCCGGATCACGTGGTCGCGCCCGCGTCGGTCGACGATCGTCCTGGCGGTCGTGAGCGCCCTCGTGATCGTCGTGGCGGTGGTGGCGCTCGTGCTGGTGCAGCGGGTGCAGACGCACCCCCTGCAGGCCGATGCCGTCCAGGTGGCCCGCCTGAGCCCTGACCCGTCGTACGTCACGCCGGACTTCTTCACGGCGGGAGCCCCCGGGGGGACCGTGGCGTACACCGAGTTCCAGGGCTTCCGCGTCGTCGTCGCCGACCCGGGTCGCTCCGACGGCCGTGGCGTCGCCTGCATCACGGTGTACCAGCCCGACCTGCTCACGGTCGAAGGGGGCGGGGCGTTCTCGTACGACGGCCAGTACGTTCCCCAGGCCTGCGCCGCCGGCACGTTCCCCGCGGCGACCACCATCCGCCTCTTCGACGACGCACCCGAGCGGGAGCGCACCGAGTACCCGGCGGACACGGCGCTGCAGTTCGTGTACGACGAGCAGACCGATGAGGTCGTGGTCTTCCGGGGCTGATCCCGGCCGCGCCCGCGCGCACACGACGATGCCCCGGCACGCGGCCGGGGCATCGATCGCGGGGCAGGACGTCAGGCGGCGGTGGTCACCGCGAACTGCACCGAGCCCTGCGGGTCGATCTGCGCGTCGAGCACGCGGTCGTCGAGGACGGCTGCGGCGTCGGCGTCGAGGAAGACGCGCGCTCCGGCGTTCTCGACCACGGCATCGTTCGCTTCGGGGGCGTCGACCACCGACAGCGCGAACTGCGACTCGGGGGATCCCGCGCCCTCGATGCGGACGCCACCCTGCGGCGCGTCCGGGAACTGGGCGGTGATGGTCTTGACGGCGGTCGTGGCCTCATCGGTGAGTGTCAGCATGGGTGACTCTCCTTCTTTGTCGACGACAGGAGCCAGCCACGATGCCGAGAATCGACGGCGTCCTCAACCTGGGGAAGCCATTTCCAGGCAATTCCCACCGGGCCACAGGGGGTCAGGGCAGCAGCCCCGCGCGCCGCGCGCGGGTGACGGCGGCGTGGCGCGTCGAGGCGTCGAGCTTCGACATCGCCGAGGCGAGGTACGACTTCACGGTGGTCTCGCGGAGCTGCAGAGAGGCGGCGATCTCGCTGTTCGTCGAGCCCACGGCCGCGCACGCGAGCACGTCGATCTCGCGGGGCGAGAGATGCACGTCGGGGTCTTCGCATCGCGCGGGAGCGTCGCCGGTCAGGGCGGCCAAGCGTGCCTCGAGGTCTTCGAGGCGCCGGCGCACGTCGTCGTCGCCGACCGTCGCCGCGATGCTGCGCAGTTGCGCGTAGCTCTCGCGGATCTCTTCGCGCGCGCCCGTGCTGAGGCCGCTCTCGGAGGCGGGCGAGGTGGCGAGGCGACGTTCGACCTCGGCGCGCACGCGCAGTTCGGTTCCGAGCTCGCCGGCGACGTCGAACGCGGGCCGCGCCTCGACCTCGCCGACCTGCGACTGGGCCCATGATCCGCAGTAGAGCACCCCGCGCGCGGTGCCGCCGACCAGCACAGGGACGGCGAACAGGGTGGCGATGCCCTCGCCGAGGATGGCGCGGTCGTAGTCGTGCGTGATCGTCCGCGACGTGCGGTAGTCGAGGGTCATGCGCGGCCGACGCTCGACGAGGGCGCGTCCGCCGAGGCCGCGGGACGCATGGACCACGAGGCCCTCGATGCTGCGGGTGCGGGCTCCGACGATGGTCGAGACGTGCACGGCGCCGTCGTGCTCGAGCCCGCCGAAGGCGACGGGGAAGTGGGTGCGCCGGGCGAGTTCGGCCACGGCATGCGACACGAGCGTCGCATCGTCTCGAAGAGGGGACGGTGCTTTCACGCACTACCTACTTCCGGGGGTGACGGCTTCGTCGCCGCGTTTCGTAGCGTCGACAGTATCACCGGGAGCGTTTCCACGACCCCGGTCGTATCCCCCATCGGCGCAACGCTGCGCCGGTCCCATGAGGCAAGGAGGCCACATGACGGACAGAAGGATCGACCCTGCCCCCGGGGGCGGAGTCGACTACATCGCGGTCGAAGAATCGGCACCGTTCCAGGACCTGAAGAGGCGTCAACGCCGCTTCGTGTTCCCTCTCGCGGTGGCGTTCCTCGTCTGGTATTTCGCCTACGTCCTGTTGTCGTCGTTCGCTCCGGCGTTCATGGCGCAGCCGGTGTCGGGGGCGATCACGGTCGGACTTGTGCTCGGGCTGGGACAGTTCGTCACGACGTTCGCCATCACGATGGGCTACGTCGCCTACGCCAACCGTCGGCTCGACCCGCGCGCCGAGGCCCTGCGCGCTGAGCTCGAGCGCACCGAACGGGGGGAGTCGTGAACGACGTCGTCGCCACCGTCACCGCCGCGGTCGACACCGTGGAGAACAACCCGGTCCTGAACATCTCGATCTTCGGCGCGTTCGTCGCCGTGACGCTGTTCATCGTCATCCGGGCCAGCCGCAACAGCAAGACCGCGGCCGACTACTACGCGGCCGGCCGCTCGTTCACCGGCCCGCAGAACGGCTTCGCCATCGCCGGCGACTACCTGTCGGCGGCGTCGTTCCTCGGCATCGTGGGCGCGATCGCCATCAACGGCTACGACGGTTTCCTCTACTCGATCGGCTTCCTCGTCGCGTGGTTGGTCGCGCTGCTGCTGGTGGCCGAGCTCATGCGCAACACCGGCAAGTTCACGATGGCCGACGTGCTGTCGTTCCGCCTCAAGGAGCGCCCCGTCCGCATGGCCGCGGCCCTCACCACCCTCGCGGTCTGCTTCTTCTACCTGCTGGCCCAGATGGCGGGCGCCGGTGGTCTGGTCTCGCTGCTGCTCGGCATCACCGAGCGCGTCGGGCAGTCGATCGTCGTCGCGGTCGTCGGCCTGCTCATGATCGTCTACGTGCTCATCGGCGGCATGAAGGGCACCACCTGGGTGCAGATCGTGAAGGCGTTCCTGCTCATCGGCGGGGCGCTGGTCATGACGATCTGGGTGCTCGCGATCAACGGCTTCAGCTTGAACACCCTGCTCGAAAGCGCGGTGGCCGCCTCGCCCAAGGGGGAGGCGATCCTCGGACCCGGCCTGCAGTACGGCGCGAACCCGTGGGACTTCATCTCGCTCGCCCTCGCGCTCGTGCTGGGCACCGCGGGGCTTCCGCACGTGCTCATGCGCTTCTACACCGTGCCGACCGCCAAAGAGGCGCGTCGTTCGGTGGTGTGGGCCATCTGGCTGATCGGGATGTTCTACCTCCTCACCCTGGTCCTGGGGTACGGCGCGGGTGCGCTCGTGGGCTCCGAGGCGATCCTCGCCGCTCCCGGCGGCGTGAACGCTGCGGCACCGCTGCTCGCTCTGGCGCTGGGTGGACCGCTGCTGCTCGGGTTCATCTCGGCGGTGGCGTTCGCGACCATCCTCGCGGTCGTGGCCGGTCTCACGATCACCGCGGCGGCCTCGTTCGCGCACGACATCTACGCCAACGTCGTGAAGAAGGGCGACGTGCCGCCCGACGGCGAGGTCAAGGTGGCCCGGCGCACGGTGATCGTCATCGGTGTGCTCGCGATCGTCGGAGGTATCGGCGTGCAGGGGCAGAACGTGGCGTTCCTGGTGGCGCTGGCTTTCGCCGTCGCCGCCTCGGCCAACCTGCCCACGATCCTGTTCTCGCTGTTCTGGCGTCGCTTCACCACGCGCGGCGCCGTGTGGAGCATGTACGGCGGTCTGGCATCGGCTCTGCTGTTGATCTTCCTCTCGCCGGTGTTCTGGGGTGGGCCCACCAGCGTGTTCGCGAACACCGGGGTGGCGATCTGGCCGCTGAACAACCCCGGTGTCGTCTCGATCCCGCTCGGGTTCTTCCTGGGGTGGCTCGGCTCGGTCACTTCGCGCACGGCCGAGGATCGAGGCAAGGCCGCCGAGATGGAGGTGCGTTCGCTCACCGGTTTCGGGGCCGAGAAGGCCTCCGACCACTGACCGCTTCGACGCCCGGCTCCGCTCCGGCGGGCCGGGCGTCGTCGCGTCCGTCGTCAGACGGGTTCGCTCAGCGACTCCGAGGCCACCGCCGCGCTCTCGAGCGAGAGCAGGTATTGCTTCACCTCGGGGTGACCGCCGTACTCGCCGATCGAGCCGTCGGCGCGCACCACGCGATGCACCGGGACCACGATCGAGAACGGGCTCGCCGCGCACGCGGTACCCACCGCACGCGCGGCGCGGGCGACGCCGGCCATCATCGCCACCTCGCCGTAGGCGGCTACCTCGCCGTAGGGGATCTCGCGCGTCGCCTCGAGCGCGGCCCGCGTGAAGCCGCGCACGAAACGCCAGTCGAGGTCGACGTCGAACTCCCGACGGCGCCCGTCGAAGTACTCGTCGAGTTGAGCGACGAGGTCGGCGCCGGGGCCGGGATCGGGGTCGGGCACCACGCCCAGTCGCTGGGAGATGTCGGCTCGGGCTCGCTCGATGCCGCCGTGCGCCACGTCGAGTCGCACGAGGGCG
This window contains:
- the paaB gene encoding 1,2-phenylacetyl-CoA epoxidase subunit PaaB, encoding MATPGGSPAETWPLWEVFVRANRGLSHVHVGSLHAPDAELAVRNARDLYTRRGEGVSVWVVPSDAVTTSDPGAKGAFFESPAGKNYRHAVYYTASEGVPHL
- the paaC gene encoding 1,2-phenylacetyl-CoA epoxidase subunit PaaC, with the protein product MSTTTDGSRASADEFIDVTDAGHGDGPHGVDPHGVDPHGVDPHGDDPHGDDPHGDVSLDARELAAELAGGDDRATDPDVAAYALGLADDALILAQNLCGWIARAPEIEEDVALGNIALDLLGHARSLLRYAGSYDGRSEDDLAYGRDEAEFRSMWLFELPNGDFAHTIARQLLASTYLLELYRDLTASTDPVLAAVAAKAEKEVDYHRDHAVQWTLRLAGGTEESRRRFLVAFDDTWPYLDELFRDEPLHDRLAGVAVRPSSLRGRVDAVLATVLDDEDVPVPAVPGSSAGGRRGIHHPAFGPLIAEMQVLARRHPGATW
- the paaD gene encoding 1,2-phenylacetyl-CoA epoxidase subunit PaaD codes for the protein MVSVEYARAVAAAVVDPEVPVLTIDDLGVLRDVRVDGDTVTVTITPTYSGCPAVDAIRDDIVLALTSAGFDRTIVKTTLSPAWTTDWMSDEGRRKLTAYGIAPPSGRAPAGPIRLRLSVACPQCGSLDTRELSRFGSTSCKALWECRACLEPFDHFKAL
- the paaE gene encoding 1,2-phenylacetyl-CoA epoxidase subunit PaaE: MTMTDATTPAATRGPATGPRARARFHTLRVADVRPLTPTAIEVTFAVPDDLVDAFDYAPGQYVALRATVEGEELRRSYSLCRPPTRGAVSVGIKRDPDGRFSSWAHEGLRPGDEVEVMSPQGTFVSKASVATGHVVAIAAGSGITPIMALAADVLERSADARMTIVYANRSSTDVMFVDELADLKDRYPARLTLHHVLSREQRAAPVFSGRIDEERLRLILSRLIDPAAVDEWFLCGPFALVELCRETLAEVGVPRERVRFELFTAGDGDAPAQTGGARPVRVRADEPVRSIDFTLDGQSAHVDSPVSANETILAAALRVRPDVPFACAGGVCGTCRARVVEGAVSMTENYALEPDEIERGYVLTCQSHPTSDTVRVDYDG
- a CDS encoding enoyl-CoA hydratase/isomerase family protein, which translates into the protein MIDDVFADGVTTITVNAPSRRNALGIDDLRALAAAYDRAEADGARAVLLRGEGPAFCAGRDIAGVDPATDDVSGYLDDTLAPLLQRMASFPAPTFAAAHGACLGVGLGLLIATDVVFVADDAKIGSPFAALGATLDSGGHALFVERLGTHATLDLIYTGRLLTGEEAVRAGLFSRVVPASEIQDAVALAARRAARGPTAAFLASKRIVTAIRDERRGLWEAMTLENSAQASLARTDDYREGFAAFREKRAPEFVGH
- a CDS encoding LuxR C-terminal-related transcriptional regulator, producing MKAPSPLRDDATLVSHAVAELARRTHFPVAFGGLEHDGAVHVSTIVGARTRSIEGLVVHASRGLGGRALVERRPRMTLDYRTSRTITHDYDRAILGEGIATLFAVPVLVGGTARGVLYCGSWAQSQVGEVEARPAFDVAGELGTELRVRAEVERRLATSPASESGLSTGAREEIRESYAQLRSIAATVGDDDVRRRLEDLEARLAALTGDAPARCEDPDVHLSPREIDVLACAAVGSTNSEIAASLQLRETTVKSYLASAMSKLDASTRHAAVTRARRAGLLP
- a CDS encoding DUF485 domain-containing protein → MTDRRIDPAPGGGVDYIAVEESAPFQDLKRRQRRFVFPLAVAFLVWYFAYVLLSSFAPAFMAQPVSGAITVGLVLGLGQFVTTFAITMGYVAYANRRLDPRAEALRAELERTERGES
- a CDS encoding cation acetate symporter, translating into MNDVVATVTAAVDTVENNPVLNISIFGAFVAVTLFIVIRASRNSKTAADYYAAGRSFTGPQNGFAIAGDYLSAASFLGIVGAIAINGYDGFLYSIGFLVAWLVALLLVAELMRNTGKFTMADVLSFRLKERPVRMAAALTTLAVCFFYLLAQMAGAGGLVSLLLGITERVGQSIVVAVVGLLMIVYVLIGGMKGTTWVQIVKAFLLIGGALVMTIWVLAINGFSLNTLLESAVAASPKGEAILGPGLQYGANPWDFISLALALVLGTAGLPHVLMRFYTVPTAKEARRSVVWAIWLIGMFYLLTLVLGYGAGALVGSEAILAAPGGVNAAAPLLALALGGPLLLGFISAVAFATILAVVAGLTITAAASFAHDIYANVVKKGDVPPDGEVKVARRTVIVIGVLAIVGGIGVQGQNVAFLVALAFAVAASANLPTILFSLFWRRFTTRGAVWSMYGGLASALLLIFLSPVFWGGPTSVFANTGVAIWPLNNPGVVSIPLGFFLGWLGSVTSRTAEDRGKAAEMEVRSLTGFGAEKASDH
- a CDS encoding methylated-DNA--[protein]-cysteine S-methyltransferase; protein product: MNRVTSTEYDGPIGPVLLTFVDDALVRLDVAHGGIERARADISQRLGVVPDPDPGPGADLVAQLDEYFDGRRREFDVDLDWRFVRGFTRAALEATREIPYGEVAAYGEVAMMAGVARAARAVGTACAASPFSIVVPVHRVVRADGSIGEYGGHPEVKQYLLSLESAAVASESLSEPV